The DNA region ACAGAGACGGGGAGCACCCAGGTGGACCTGTTCCTATCCGAGGGGCTTGTGGGGGTCCTCAGGCTGTCGGGCAACGTCAGAGTCAAGCGGTCCGTGGCGGAGGTCCAGGAGAAGGAGCCCATTGGGGCGGCGCCACCCCCATCGCCCATGGTGATGATAGGGGTAGGGGTGGCCTTGGCCCTGGCGGCGGGGGTGGCCTTCTACCTCTTCTTCCGCTGACAGGGTCCCTTGGACAGCAGGTCCGCCAGCCGGGTGGGCTCCGGTAGCCTGTAGCCCCTGAGGGCCCTTAGGGTCACGTCCAGGGCCCCGTCAAGGTCTATCATGTGCCCCGGGGTGACGAATATGGGCCTCGCCCCCCGCCGGCTCCTCAACGCCCAGCCCACCTGGGATCGGTTGAGCCAGATGGGGCCTATGGACAGCGGGTCCGGGCCGGGCTCCTCGAAGGACCCCACCAGCAACGATTTGGATATCCCCAGGGAGGGGACATTTAGTGCCACCCCCAGGTGGCTGGCTATCCCTAGCCCCCGGGGGTGGGCGATGCCGCATCCGTCCACCATCACCAGATCGAAGGGCATCCCCAAGCCCTCCAGGGCCCGTACCATGGAGTCCAGCTCCCTGAAGGAAAGGAAGCCCGGCACGTAGGGCACTCGGCAGGGCCCCTCGAAGAGGGCCTCCGCCGCCGGTGTGAGCTCCGGCCAGGACAGGAGGACCGCCGCCGCCCGGATAGTGCGGTCCCTCTCGGAGCAGTCCACCCCCGCCACCAACCTGGGCTCCCCCGCCAGGGGGCAGAGGCGCACCTCTTGGGCCAACCGGCGCTGAAGCTCCGCCGCCCCCTCGAAGGGGCCAACCGGGCCCTTCCTAACCATGGCTGTTGTCACCACCTTTGTTGGGTTTATAATAACTTGAGTTTAACAGGATTGCTCATATTTGTGCCCCCATGGGGCGCGGTGGA from Thermanaerovibrio acidaminovorans DSM 6589 includes:
- a CDS encoding endonuclease V, encoding MVRKGPVGPFEGAAELQRRLAQEVRLCPLAGEPRLVAGVDCSERDRTIRAAAVLLSWPELTPAAEALFEGPCRVPYVPGFLSFRELDSMVRALEGLGMPFDLVMVDGCGIAHPRGLGIASHLGVALNVPSLGISKSLLVGSFEEPGPDPLSIGPIWLNRSQVGWALRSRRGARPIFVTPGHMIDLDGALDVTLRALRGYRLPEPTRLADLLSKGPCQRKKR